A region from the Variovorax sp. RKNM96 genome encodes:
- a CDS encoding amino acid ABC transporter substrate-binding protein, giving the protein MDFFKLPLALGLTLAFTCATASAQDGGTLQKIKESGTIQIGARDSQIPFSYKLSADSAPIGFTNDICLKIVDAVKAKLGLAKIEVRYTMLNSTNRIPLLQNGTVDLDCATTTNTTQRQAQVDFAPSHFVTNITAAVRKSSGINALADLNGKNVATVSGSTSIQLLRGARKSGTIEVNEIAGKDTSDGFLLLSTGRADAYVLDDVQLAGMIASATNPGEYKLLKESLRQEPYGIMLRKDDPQFKALVDETVTGLMKSGAIEQLYAKWFMSPIPPKNANLNFPMSDAVRDIYKNPNNKGV; this is encoded by the coding sequence ATGGACTTCTTCAAGTTGCCTCTCGCCCTGGGACTCACCCTCGCCTTCACCTGCGCCACCGCCAGCGCCCAGGACGGCGGCACCCTGCAGAAGATCAAGGAGAGCGGCACGATCCAGATCGGCGCGCGCGACAGCCAGATCCCGTTCTCATACAAGCTCAGCGCCGACAGCGCGCCCATCGGCTTCACCAACGACATCTGCCTGAAGATCGTCGATGCGGTGAAGGCCAAGCTCGGCCTCGCGAAGATCGAGGTGCGCTACACCATGCTCAACTCGACCAACCGCATTCCGCTCCTGCAGAACGGCACGGTCGATCTCGACTGCGCGACCACCACCAACACCACGCAGCGCCAGGCGCAGGTCGATTTCGCGCCGAGCCACTTCGTGACCAACATCACCGCCGCGGTGCGCAAGAGCTCGGGCATCAATGCGCTGGCCGACCTCAACGGCAAGAACGTGGCCACCGTCTCGGGCAGCACCTCGATCCAGCTGCTGCGCGGCGCACGCAAGAGCGGAACGATCGAAGTGAACGAGATCGCGGGCAAGGACACCTCCGACGGCTTCCTGCTGCTCTCGACCGGCCGCGCCGATGCCTACGTGCTCGACGACGTGCAGCTCGCCGGCATGATCGCCAGCGCCACCAACCCGGGCGAGTACAAGCTCCTGAAGGAGTCGCTGCGCCAGGAGCCCTACGGGATCATGCTGCGCAAGGACGATCCGCAGTTCAAGGCGCTGGTCGACGAAACGGTCACCGGTCTCATGAAGTCAGGCGCCATCGAGCAGCTCTATGCGAAGTGGTTCATGTCGCCGATACCGCCGAAGAACGCGAACCTGAATTTCCCGATGTCCGACGCGGTGCGCGACATCTACAAGAACCCGAACAACAAGGGCGTCTGA
- a CDS encoding aminotransferase class V-fold PLP-dependent enzyme, with the protein MATTLENHPRGLAFSDALMREVKARFLLVDHDHHGRERLYFDNAGGSFRLKAAVERFAAVDAIPDNAERIHATAVELQQIQAKAAEDLRTVLNAQGGSVYASLTASGAMFDMVRAVAENVPGTNMVTTVLEHPSAFDAMSLYAGRLGRELRVAQSNPVTGGVDVEEIVRLVDKDTCLLNVIYASNISGAKLDMAEIVRRARAIKPDLYILVDAVQHAPHGLIDLQKTPVDGINLAPYKFFGCRGSGLSWVSDRAAVLPHHKLAGKKPDFWDLGSSAPWQFAALTEIVDYVCWIGGQFTEATERRALFVEGIGRIELHERALLAALLDGTGDATGDATGLREMRGVEVFLDHEDLTKRDLILGIGFDRIDCTQAVVEYGKRGVTVYERVATSIYSKRMLESFGLAGTVRVSPLHCHSMADVARFLKVTEEIAAGL; encoded by the coding sequence ATGGCCACCACGCTTGAGAACCACCCCCGCGGCCTCGCGTTTTCCGATGCGCTGATGCGCGAGGTGAAGGCGCGCTTCCTGCTCGTCGACCACGACCACCACGGCCGCGAACGCCTCTACTTCGACAACGCCGGCGGCTCGTTCCGGCTCAAGGCCGCGGTCGAGCGCTTCGCAGCAGTCGATGCGATTCCCGACAACGCGGAGCGCATCCACGCGACCGCGGTCGAGCTGCAGCAGATCCAGGCGAAGGCGGCCGAAGACCTGCGCACCGTGCTCAATGCGCAGGGCGGCAGCGTGTATGCCTCGCTCACCGCCTCGGGCGCCATGTTCGACATGGTGCGCGCGGTGGCCGAGAACGTGCCGGGCACGAACATGGTCACGACGGTGCTCGAACATCCTTCGGCCTTCGATGCGATGAGCCTCTACGCCGGTCGGCTCGGCCGCGAGCTGCGCGTGGCACAGAGCAACCCGGTGACGGGCGGCGTCGATGTGGAGGAGATCGTGCGCCTCGTCGACAAGGACACGTGCCTCCTCAACGTGATCTACGCCTCGAACATCTCGGGCGCGAAGCTCGACATGGCCGAGATCGTGCGCCGCGCGCGCGCCATCAAGCCCGACCTCTACATCCTCGTGGATGCGGTGCAGCATGCGCCGCACGGCCTCATCGACCTGCAGAAGACGCCGGTGGACGGCATCAACCTCGCGCCCTACAAGTTCTTCGGCTGCCGCGGCTCGGGGCTCTCGTGGGTGTCGGACCGCGCGGCCGTGCTGCCGCACCACAAGCTCGCGGGCAAGAAGCCGGACTTCTGGGACCTCGGCAGCTCCGCGCCGTGGCAGTTTGCGGCGCTCACGGAGATCGTCGACTACGTCTGCTGGATCGGTGGTCAATTCACCGAAGCCACGGAGCGCCGCGCACTGTTCGTCGAAGGCATCGGGCGCATCGAACTGCATGAACGCGCGCTGCTCGCCGCGCTGCTCGACGGCACCGGCGATGCGACCGGCGATGCGACCGGCCTGCGCGAGATGCGGGGCGTCGAAGTGTTCCTCGATCACGAAGACCTGACCAAGCGCGACCTGATCCTGGGCATCGGTTTCGACCGCATCGACTGCACGCAGGCCGTGGTCGAGTACGGCAAGCGCGGCGTCACGGTGTACGAACGCGTGGCGACCAGCATCTATTCGAAGCGGATGCTCGAGTCCTTCGGGCTCGCCGGCACGGTGCGCGTCTCGCCGCTGCACTGCCATTCGATGGCCGATGTGGCGCGCTTCCTGAAGGTCACAGAGGAAATCGCGGCCGGCTTGTGA
- a CDS encoding iron uptake protein: MARSAVSTVHVVSRIAAGVLGGYIFCWGFVALGVGLLFSAGMPFHDAESLSSMLAFLVFLVAFLWAFAAGSLTRVWLVLMGGGLVMTGAASLVQLALL; the protein is encoded by the coding sequence ATGGCCCGCAGCGCTGTCTCCACCGTCCACGTCGTCTCCCGCATTGCTGCCGGTGTGCTGGGCGGCTACATCTTCTGCTGGGGATTCGTCGCGCTGGGCGTCGGCCTCCTGTTCAGCGCCGGCATGCCCTTCCACGACGCCGAGTCGCTCAGCAGCATGCTGGCCTTCCTCGTGTTCCTGGTCGCATTCCTCTGGGCCTTCGCGGCCGGCAGCCTCACGCGCGTGTGGCTCGTGCTGATGGGCGGCGGGCTCGTCATGACCGGTGCGGCCTCGCTCGTGCAGCTGGCGCTGCTCTGA
- a CDS encoding PepSY-associated TM helix domain-containing protein → MFQNFRLSMAWLHTWFGLTLGFVLMVVFFFGSLSVFDREIDRWAIPETRFDPQPMPSFDRMLLPIFQDIKPTAQSIDEARSRVNGPMAESFSPKQWTAYTTHRDPVLSLYANFTLPNAKDPEDSVFGQRTIDPRVGTSLPEDRLKLGSEFFYPLHYSLHLDWLNLGTWIVGLAALVMLVALVSGVVMHRKIFRELFTFRPAKHTQRSALDLHNLTGVVALPFHFIFALSGLVVFAGVYFPVTHTQLEPLHELHEKLDAKKTGLPHDRAGVPGTLASVDAMVAEAKRRWAARDVAGEVGMLVVQHVNDANAYVSVYRAGSDRVTLTGEGIHFKGSTGEVVREDPPPTVVAGIVDFLTGLHLQHFEHWLLRWLYVLGGLSGCACIATGFIFFVEKRKRQHAKQGVSGARWVDACAVATVTGLLVATFAMLVANRLLPDSLPLRGSWEKGVFLGAWLLAFAHGIWRTAPTAEGRLSPAWAEQCWAAAVLAVAAVLLNWITTGDHLLRTIGAGYWPVAGVDLSLLASAALAVVAARMLKRRAEAAMAASARFTPDNNTSAAGA, encoded by the coding sequence GTGTTTCAGAACTTCCGGCTGTCCATGGCCTGGCTGCACACCTGGTTCGGCCTGACGCTGGGCTTCGTTCTGATGGTGGTGTTCTTCTTCGGCTCGCTGTCGGTGTTCGACCGCGAGATCGATCGCTGGGCGATCCCCGAAACCCGTTTCGATCCGCAGCCGATGCCGTCCTTCGATCGCATGCTGCTGCCCATCTTCCAGGACATCAAGCCCACCGCGCAAAGCATCGACGAGGCGCGCAGCCGCGTGAACGGGCCGATGGCCGAGAGCTTCAGCCCCAAGCAGTGGACCGCCTACACCACCCATCGCGATCCGGTGCTGAGCCTGTACGCGAACTTCACGCTGCCCAACGCGAAGGATCCCGAAGACAGCGTCTTCGGCCAGCGCACCATCGACCCGCGCGTGGGCACGTCGCTGCCTGAAGACAGGCTCAAGCTCGGCAGCGAGTTCTTCTACCCGCTGCACTACAGCCTGCACCTCGACTGGCTGAACCTGGGCACCTGGATCGTCGGCCTCGCGGCGCTCGTGATGCTGGTGGCGCTGGTGAGCGGCGTGGTGATGCACCGCAAGATCTTCCGCGAGCTGTTCACCTTCCGTCCGGCCAAGCACACCCAGCGCAGCGCACTCGATCTTCACAACCTGACGGGCGTGGTGGCGCTGCCCTTCCACTTCATCTTCGCGCTGTCGGGCTTGGTGGTCTTCGCGGGCGTCTATTTCCCGGTCACGCACACCCAGCTGGAGCCGCTGCACGAACTGCACGAAAAGCTCGACGCGAAGAAGACCGGACTGCCGCACGACCGCGCCGGTGTCCCCGGCACGCTGGCGTCGGTGGACGCCATGGTGGCCGAGGCCAAGCGACGCTGGGCCGCCCGCGACGTGGCGGGCGAGGTCGGCATGCTCGTGGTGCAGCACGTGAACGATGCGAACGCCTACGTGAGCGTCTATCGCGCGGGCAGCGACCGCGTCACCCTCACCGGCGAAGGCATTCATTTCAAGGGATCCACGGGCGAGGTGGTCCGTGAAGACCCGCCGCCGACGGTCGTGGCCGGCATCGTGGACTTTCTGACCGGCCTGCACCTGCAGCATTTCGAGCACTGGCTGCTGCGCTGGCTGTACGTGCTCGGCGGGTTGTCGGGCTGCGCGTGCATCGCCACCGGCTTCATCTTCTTCGTGGAAAAGCGCAAGCGCCAGCACGCCAAGCAGGGCGTGAGCGGCGCGCGCTGGGTGGATGCCTGCGCGGTCGCCACCGTGACCGGCCTCCTGGTCGCGACCTTCGCCATGCTTGTGGCCAATCGCCTGCTGCCCGACAGCCTGCCGCTGCGCGGCAGCTGGGAGAAGGGCGTCTTCCTGGGCGCCTGGCTGCTGGCTTTCGCACATGGCATCTGGCGCACCGCGCCCACCGCCGAAGGCCGCCTGTCGCCCGCTTGGGCCGAGCAGTGCTGGGCCGCCGCCGTGCTGGCCGTGGCAGCGGTATTGCTCAACTGGATCACCACGGGCGACCATCTGCTGCGCACCATCGGCGCCGGCTACTGGCCGGTGGCGGGCGTCGATCTTTCCCTGCTCGCGAGCGCCGCGCTCGCCGTGGTGGCCGCACGCATGCTCAAGCGCCGTGCCGAGGCGGCGATGGCCGCCTCCGCGCGATTCACGCCCGACAACAACACCTCGGCCGCCGGTGCCTGA
- a CDS encoding DUF3325 domain-containing protein: MLLFAAVAASIAGAGLLALSMDVHWEQVRTDPQCSPRMVRLLRALGAACLLGSLLLCLRADHVSMASLVWFMTLAGAALVVTFTLSWRPRWLRPLVMWVPATATREKSGQL, encoded by the coding sequence ATGCTTCTCTTCGCCGCCGTGGCCGCCAGCATTGCCGGTGCAGGCCTTCTCGCGTTGTCGATGGATGTGCACTGGGAGCAGGTGCGCACCGATCCGCAGTGTTCCCCGCGCATGGTCCGGCTGCTGCGCGCCCTGGGTGCCGCATGCCTGCTCGGATCGCTCCTGCTGTGCCTTCGCGCGGACCATGTCTCGATGGCCTCGCTGGTCTGGTTCATGACGCTCGCCGGCGCGGCGCTGGTCGTGACGTTCACGCTGAGCTGGCGCCCGCGCTGGCTTCGGCCCTTGGTGATGTGGGTTCCCGCGACCGCCACGCGGGAAAAATCCGGCCAGCTGTAG
- a CDS encoding toxic anion resistance protein: MNAPVTATTTTAPAPVELLPPQAFTLEPPAAVAPVPVESASGKVRLKPEDVAELDAQVARFIDDITAHDSQHPQFKEAVERIHSMGNKDIEASASVSNRMLDRPVGSLRNGLFDKGAQIGQSLIDLRHQVEDLDPSKQGDLFSARKLLGIIPLGNKLLAYFERYQSSQTHLNAIIESLKRGKDELLRDNTAIEQEKVNLWTLMERLEKYVHIGKALDSRLDAKARELEVSDPEKARVVREEMLFYSRQKVTDLLTQLAVNIQGYLALDMIRKNNLELMKGVDRATTTTVAALRTAVIVAQALSNQKLVLDQISALNATTGNLIASTSEMLRDQSSAIHQQAASSTIEIAKLQQAFANIYQTMDTIADFKSRALDSMQTTVDTLTHEVAKSRTYLDRVRRQETTEALQQPRGEVSL; the protein is encoded by the coding sequence ATGAACGCGCCTGTCACCGCAACCACCACCACGGCGCCCGCGCCGGTTGAACTCCTGCCGCCGCAGGCCTTCACCCTGGAGCCGCCCGCCGCGGTCGCGCCGGTGCCGGTGGAGTCCGCCAGCGGCAAGGTGCGCCTGAAGCCCGAGGACGTGGCCGAGCTCGACGCGCAGGTGGCGCGCTTCATCGACGACATCACCGCGCACGACAGCCAGCATCCGCAGTTCAAGGAAGCAGTGGAGCGCATCCATTCGATGGGCAACAAGGACATCGAGGCTTCGGCCTCGGTCTCCAACCGCATGCTCGATCGACCCGTGGGTTCGCTGCGCAACGGCCTCTTTGACAAGGGCGCGCAGATCGGCCAGTCGCTGATCGACCTGCGCCACCAGGTCGAGGACCTGGACCCGTCGAAGCAGGGCGACCTGTTCTCGGCGCGCAAGCTGCTGGGCATCATTCCGCTGGGCAACAAGCTGCTGGCGTACTTCGAACGCTACCAGTCGTCGCAGACGCACCTGAACGCGATCATCGAATCGCTCAAGCGCGGCAAGGACGAACTGCTGCGCGACAACACCGCCATCGAGCAGGAGAAAGTCAATCTCTGGACACTGATGGAGCGGCTCGAGAAATACGTGCACATCGGCAAGGCGCTGGACAGCCGGCTCGATGCCAAGGCGCGCGAACTGGAGGTGAGCGACCCCGAGAAGGCCCGCGTGGTGCGGGAGGAAATGCTGTTCTATTCGCGCCAGAAGGTGACCGACCTTCTGACCCAGCTCGCGGTGAACATCCAGGGCTATCTCGCGCTGGACATGATCCGCAAGAACAACCTGGAGCTGATGAAGGGCGTGGACCGCGCCACCACCACCACGGTGGCCGCGCTGCGCACCGCCGTGATCGTGGCGCAGGCGCTCTCCAACCAGAAGCTGGTGCTCGACCAGATCAGCGCGCTCAATGCCACCACCGGCAACCTGATCGCCAGCACCAGCGAGATGCTGCGCGACCAGAGCAGCGCCATCCACCAGCAGGCAGCCTCGAGCACCATCGAGATCGCCAAGCTGCAGCAGGCCTTTGCCAACATCTACCAGACGATGGACACCATCGCCGACTTCAAGAGCCGCGCGCTCGATTCCATGCAGACCACGGTGGACACGCTGACCCACGAAGTCGCCAAGAGCCGCACCTACCTGGACCGCGTGCGCCGCCAGGAAACCACCGAGGCGCTGCAGCAGCCGCGTGGAGAGGTTTCGCTGTGA
- a CDS encoding VWA domain-containing protein: protein MILSRVRWLLALLALATGLVACGDDDPQAAKNVPAATPDAAFTILAGSELKDLEGPIVDAAKAAGVEVKLSYAGTLDIVERINAGERFDAILPPNGAYPALALQAKPLARDKLFYSRIALGVKKAKAAQLGWNKRPPGWAEIAKAAGAGQLRYGMTNATSSNTGMSALFAVASALAGKTEDLGAQDVDEKTLKAFLSGQKLTAGSSGWLAEAYIKDPSAIDAMVNYEAVILRANEKLPAADQLLLIYPRDGMISADYPLMLLNAGKREAYNQLVATLKAAPFQRDALSAAFLRPANPEVAASAQLPTAAVAELGFPNRLDVIDVVLGTYQSQWRKPATSIFVLDLSGSMQGTRLASMREALKLLSGADAAGTASTRYSAFQSRERVVLITFASRVSPPVWVRFEGEGIAAARTELRRLADAMTADGGTAIYSALAAAEDLARQEQQREPDRFVSIVLLTDGENNSGLKAHEFRDRYAANGIPARIFPILFGEANASEMQQIAQLSGGREFDGRKLQLGQVFKEIRGYQ from the coding sequence GTGATCCTTTCGCGTGTGCGTTGGCTGCTGGCGCTCCTTGCATTGGCCACCGGCCTCGTGGCCTGTGGCGACGACGATCCGCAGGCCGCGAAGAACGTGCCGGCGGCCACGCCGGATGCCGCCTTCACCATCCTCGCCGGCTCGGAGCTGAAGGACCTCGAAGGTCCCATCGTCGATGCCGCCAAAGCGGCGGGCGTGGAGGTGAAGCTCTCGTACGCGGGCACGCTGGACATCGTCGAGCGCATCAATGCCGGCGAGCGCTTCGACGCGATCCTGCCGCCCAACGGCGCGTACCCCGCGCTCGCGCTGCAGGCCAAGCCGCTCGCGCGCGACAAGCTCTTCTATTCGCGCATTGCGCTGGGCGTGAAGAAGGCCAAGGCGGCCCAGCTCGGCTGGAACAAGCGCCCGCCCGGCTGGGCCGAAATCGCCAAGGCCGCGGGCGCCGGACAGTTGCGCTACGGCATGACCAACGCCACCAGTTCCAACACCGGCATGAGCGCGTTGTTCGCGGTGGCCTCGGCGCTGGCCGGCAAGACCGAAGACCTGGGCGCGCAGGACGTGGACGAGAAAACGCTCAAGGCCTTCCTCTCGGGCCAGAAGCTCACCGCGGGCAGCTCGGGGTGGCTGGCCGAGGCCTACATCAAGGACCCGTCCGCCATCGACGCGATGGTGAACTACGAGGCAGTGATCCTGCGCGCCAACGAGAAGCTGCCCGCGGCCGACCAACTCCTGCTGATCTACCCGCGCGACGGCATGATCTCGGCCGACTATCCGCTGATGCTGCTCAACGCCGGCAAGCGCGAGGCCTACAACCAGCTGGTGGCCACGCTCAAGGCCGCGCCCTTCCAGCGCGATGCCTTGTCCGCGGCCTTCCTGCGTCCGGCCAACCCCGAGGTGGCCGCATCGGCGCAACTGCCCACCGCCGCCGTGGCCGAGCTGGGTTTTCCCAACCGGCTGGACGTGATCGATGTGGTGCTCGGCACCTACCAGTCGCAATGGCGCAAGCCCGCCACCTCGATCTTCGTGCTCGACCTCAGCGGCTCGATGCAGGGCACGCGCCTGGCCTCGATGCGCGAGGCCCTGAAGCTGCTCTCCGGCGCCGATGCCGCCGGCACGGCGAGCACGCGCTACAGCGCCTTCCAGAGCCGCGAGCGCGTGGTGCTGATCACCTTCGCAAGCCGGGTGTCGCCACCCGTGTGGGTGCGCTTCGAAGGCGAGGGCATTGCCGCGGCACGCACCGAACTGCGCCGCCTGGCCGACGCGATGACGGCCGACGGCGGCACGGCGATCTACTCCGCGCTGGCGGCCGCCGAGGACCTCGCCCGCCAGGAGCAGCAGCGCGAGCCCGACCGCTTCGTGAGCATCGTGCTGCTGACCGACGGCGAGAACAACTCGGGCCTCAAGGCCCACGAGTTCCGCGACCGCTATGCGGCGAACGGCATTCCGGCGCGCATCTTCCCGATCCTGTTCGGCGAGGCCAATGCATCGGAGATGCAGCAAATCGCGCAGCTCTCGGGCGGGCGGGAATTCGACGGCCGCAAGCTCCAGCTCGGCCAGGTGTTCAAGGAAATCCGGGGCTACCAGTGA
- a CDS encoding class I SAM-dependent methyltransferase, which produces MTPSKASQTALVTSLMRAVHTRSDPAPLLDDPWGDRLVPESVQAGLRERALARLAPELRAEAAPAKVLDAAMRANAAYPGVILRSRYTEDMLEAAVARGITQYVLIGAGFDSFLCRRPAWAEGLQVYEVDHPATQQLKRERLQHCGIAESDDVHFVAADLSEETLQSALARSSFDPTQPTFFSWLGVTVYLTREANLATLRTIATVAPAGSELVFTYIDEAALQPGHAGTEGFRKLRSDVSSVGEAFLSGFDPATLDALLLETGLVLTEDLDGEETVARYDAAGVNGLERAGAGHIAHARVVSETPRHFSP; this is translated from the coding sequence ATGACCCCCTCGAAAGCCAGCCAGACCGCCCTCGTCACCTCGCTGATGCGCGCAGTGCACACACGCAGCGATCCCGCGCCGCTGCTGGACGACCCATGGGGCGACCGCCTCGTGCCGGAGTCGGTACAGGCCGGCCTGCGCGAGCGGGCGCTCGCCCGGCTGGCCCCTGAGCTGCGCGCCGAGGCCGCGCCGGCCAAGGTGCTGGACGCCGCGATGCGCGCGAACGCGGCCTATCCCGGCGTCATCCTGCGAAGCCGCTACACCGAAGACATGCTGGAGGCCGCGGTCGCGCGCGGCATCACGCAGTACGTGCTCATCGGCGCGGGCTTCGACAGTTTTCTCTGCCGCCGCCCGGCCTGGGCCGAAGGGCTGCAGGTCTACGAAGTGGACCACCCCGCGACGCAGCAGTTGAAACGCGAGCGCCTGCAGCACTGCGGCATCGCCGAATCCGACGACGTGCATTTCGTGGCGGCGGACCTCTCCGAGGAAACGCTGCAGTCGGCCCTTGCGCGCTCTTCCTTCGATCCGACGCAGCCCACCTTCTTCTCGTGGCTCGGCGTCACCGTGTACCTCACGCGCGAAGCCAACCTCGCGACGCTGCGCACCATCGCCACCGTTGCGCCGGCGGGGAGCGAACTGGTCTTCACCTACATCGACGAAGCGGCGCTGCAACCCGGCCATGCGGGCACCGAGGGGTTCCGCAAGCTGCGAAGCGATGTGTCCTCCGTCGGCGAGGCCTTTCTCTCGGGCTTCGATCCGGCGACGCTCGATGCGCTGCTGCTGGAGACCGGCCTGGTGCTGACGGAAGACCTGGACGGCGAAGAGACCGTGGCCCGATACGACGCGGCGGGCGTCAACGGCCTGGAGCGGGCTGGCGCGGGGCACATCGCCCATGCACGCGTCGTCAGCGAGACGCCGCGACACTTCTCGCCCTAA
- a CDS encoding SulP family inorganic anion transporter — translation MSPPARQASPAARRPGIADLVAGVSIAGLLLPEAVAYSGIAGLPPQAGVIALFAGLLVYGLFGSSRFAIVSATSSSAAVLFAATTSIPGVDAATRLALGAGIVLLAGIFFVVAGIAKLGAVSSLIAKPVLRGFALGLALTIVVKQLPKVLAVQPAHSDFFRLAAGLAADWRHWNLAGAAMALAALVLLRGLARWRAVPAALLVIVAGIVLDVNGLCQAWGIAAVGPISLDFSHPRVPQLDRAQWLSLGELAFAMALILYAESYGSIRTFAMRHGDSVSTNRDLLALGGANLLSALFHGMPVGAGYSATSANEAAGAQSRAAGIVAGLVVLVAVLTLLPWIAHTPEPLLAAIVIHAVGHTLNPAALRPYFQWRRDRLVALVAVAAVLLLGVLDGLLAAIGVSLLLLLRGFSRTTVSWLGRLGQSHDYVDTARHPEAVVPPGVLIARPEVPLFFGNADAVFAAIRARIDATPALQRMVLSLEESPDLDATAIEALCDFAAYVRVREVRLSLARVKDDVRDLLAKVNSPDLHAPVYAPWSVDDAVQPGADIPLTDTSRPLTSEPRP, via the coding sequence ATGTCCCCACCCGCCCGCCAGGCAAGCCCCGCCGCCCGCCGCCCCGGCATCGCCGATCTCGTGGCGGGCGTTTCCATCGCGGGCCTGCTGCTGCCCGAGGCGGTGGCCTATTCGGGCATCGCGGGGTTGCCGCCGCAGGCGGGGGTGATCGCACTCTTCGCGGGCCTGCTGGTCTACGGCCTCTTCGGCAGCAGCCGCTTCGCCATCGTGTCCGCGACCTCGTCGTCGGCCGCGGTGCTGTTCGCCGCCACCACGTCGATTCCCGGTGTCGATGCCGCGACGCGGCTCGCGCTCGGCGCGGGCATCGTGCTGCTGGCCGGCATCTTCTTCGTCGTCGCCGGCATCGCCAAGCTCGGCGCAGTGTCCAGCCTCATCGCCAAGCCGGTGCTGCGCGGCTTCGCGCTCGGGCTGGCGCTCACCATCGTGGTCAAGCAACTGCCCAAGGTGCTCGCGGTGCAGCCGGCGCACAGCGATTTCTTCCGGCTCGCGGCCGGTCTTGCCGCCGACTGGCGGCACTGGAACCTCGCCGGCGCGGCCATGGCACTGGCCGCGCTCGTGCTGCTGCGCGGCCTGGCGCGCTGGCGCGCGGTGCCGGCGGCGCTGCTGGTGATCGTGGCCGGCATCGTGCTCGACGTGAATGGCCTGTGCCAGGCCTGGGGCATCGCGGCGGTCGGGCCGATCTCGCTCGACTTTTCGCATCCTCGCGTGCCGCAGCTCGACCGCGCCCAGTGGCTCAGCCTGGGCGAACTGGCCTTCGCGATGGCGCTGATCCTCTATGCGGAGTCCTACGGCTCGATCCGCACCTTCGCGATGCGCCACGGCGACAGCGTCTCGACCAACCGCGACCTGCTCGCGCTGGGCGGCGCCAACCTGCTCTCGGCGCTGTTCCATGGCATGCCGGTCGGCGCCGGCTACTCGGCCACTTCCGCCAACGAAGCCGCGGGTGCGCAAAGCCGCGCGGCCGGCATCGTGGCGGGCCTCGTGGTGCTGGTGGCGGTGCTCACGCTGCTGCCGTGGATCGCCCACACGCCCGAGCCGCTGCTGGCCGCCATCGTGATCCACGCGGTCGGCCACACGCTGAACCCCGCGGCGCTGCGGCCGTACTTCCAGTGGCGGCGCGACCGGCTGGTGGCGCTGGTCGCAGTGGCCGCGGTGCTGCTCCTGGGCGTGCTCGACGGCCTGCTCGCCGCCATCGGCGTGAGCCTGTTGCTGCTGCTGCGCGGCTTCTCGCGCACCACCGTCAGCTGGCTCGGCCGGCTGGGGCAGAGCCACGACTACGTCGACACGGCGCGGCACCCCGAGGCGGTGGTGCCGCCGGGCGTGCTGATCGCGCGGCCCGAGGTGCCGCTCTTCTTCGGCAACGCGGACGCGGTGTTCGCCGCGATCCGCGCCCGCATCGACGCAACGCCGGCGCTGCAGCGCATGGTGCTGAGCCTGGAGGAATCGCCCGACCTGGACGCCACCGCCATCGAGGCGCTGTGCGACTTCGCGGCCTACGTGCGCGTGCGCGAGGTTCGGCTCTCGCTCGCGCGCGTGAAGGACGACGTGCGCGACCTGCTCGCCAAGGTGAACTCGCCCGACCTGCATGCCCCGGTGTATGCGCCCTGGAGCGTGGACGACGCGGTGCAGCCGGGCGCCGACATTCCTTTGACCGATACTTCGCGCCCCTTGACTTCGGAACCTCGCCCATGA
- a CDS encoding flavin reductase family protein, whose product MNASHRRPVPLAKAYRLLNHGPTVLVSAAHGGQRNIMAAAWAMPLDFDPPKVAVVLDKSTWTRVLLEGAGTFVLQVPTRAQLDLTEALGNSSGREIVETSGRDKFAAYGLETFAGTATEAPLLEGCAAWLECRLLPEPPIQERYDLFLGEVIAAQADARVFENGRWNFTGHDELRTLHHVAGGHFIVDGEAVDARPLPPVQP is encoded by the coding sequence ATGAACGCCTCCCACCGCCGCCCCGTCCCGCTGGCCAAGGCCTACCGCCTGCTCAACCATGGCCCCACCGTCCTCGTGAGCGCCGCGCACGGCGGCCAGCGCAACATCATGGCGGCCGCGTGGGCGATGCCGCTCGATTTCGATCCGCCCAAGGTGGCCGTGGTGCTCGACAAGAGCACCTGGACGCGCGTGCTGCTCGAAGGCGCGGGCACCTTCGTGCTGCAGGTGCCCACGCGCGCGCAGCTCGACCTGACGGAGGCGCTGGGCAACAGCTCGGGCCGCGAGATCGTCGAGACCTCGGGGCGCGACAAGTTCGCGGCCTATGGCCTCGAGACTTTTGCCGGCACCGCGACCGAGGCGCCGCTGCTCGAAGGCTGCGCGGCCTGGCTCGAATGCCGGCTGCTGCCCGAGCCGCCGATCCAGGAGCGCTACGACCTCTTCCTCGGCGAAGTGATCGCCGCGCAGGCCGACGCGCGCGTGTTCGAGAACGGGCGCTGGAACTTCACCGGCCACGACGAATTGCGCACGCTGCACCATGTGGCGGGCGGGCACTTCATCGTCGATGGCGAGGCGGTGGATGCGCGGCCGCTGCCGCCGGTCCAACCGTAG